DNA sequence from the Bufo bufo chromosome 3, aBufBuf1.1, whole genome shotgun sequence genome:
GGCTTAGATACAACCTTCCTAGAAGGGAAGGAGATATGAGGCTGCGGTGGTCCCACACTCTGGAGCAGCAGCCAGTCAGAAGGGAGCTGTCCAGCTTTCCCTGAGTCTGAAGTCACTCAGGAGATAGCATCTTCCCAAGCCAAGCACTTCCAGAGGGAGCTGCAAATCTACAACTTTTCTACACAAGGTAAAACATCTTTCTTTTATGGTTTTTTCTTATGCCACCTACATAACTCTACATTATTGCTATTTATTGTTATTGCTATTTATCATCTATTTTACTACCGACTTGGTGACCATATGGATAGTGTTTCTCCAAAATATAGATTCTATCTatatatcatctatttatctatctatctcatatctatctatctttctaatatctatctcatatctatattatatctatctatctatcttatatataCTATCAATCTATTTATCTCTCTCtcgtatctattatctatctatctaatatctatcaatttttctatctaatatctatctctctatctatctatctatatatctatctaatatctatctatctatctcatatctatctattgatctatctcatatctatctatctatctatctcatatctatctatctatctatctatctatctctctcatgcatattatctatctatcttatatatactatcaatctatctatctaatatctatctcatatctattatctatctatctctttatctcatatatttctatctacctcatatctatctattgatctagctcatatctatctatctatctaatatatatatatatatatatatatatatatatattctatctatctaactcatacatattatctatatatctatctatctatactatttatctatcttatatagtctatctatctctcgtatatatattatctatctatctatctatctatctatctatctatctatctatctatctatctatcgatctcttTATCTATCTAGATCTGTCTCtcccatatatctatctatctacactatacattttttataaagatgagcaaatttcttgaaattagtaTTGTCTGTGATTCAccaaagttttcaaaaaaattaaattcatgtCCGAATTATTTTTACCTAAATTAAATATGCTCCAGTTGTGCTAAAAATTGATATATAACACTTTGAggtgaaagagaaaaaaagaacaaGAAAACCCTTATTTTTGGGGAAATTCAGGACGAATTCTGAATCAGTAGAATCAATTGACTCATCTTTAATATATTATAAAGAGagtttgtaggaaaaaaacatagtaacatagtttataaggctaaaaaaagacatttgtccatccagttcggcctgttatcctgcaagttgatccagaggaaggaaaaaaaaaaacttgtgaggtagaagccaattttcctgactccaatcaggcaatcagaataactccctggatcaacgacccctctctagtagctatagcctgtaatattattacactccagaaacacatccaggtccctcttgaattcctttattgtactcaccatcaccacctcctcaggcagagagctccatagtctcactgctcttactgtaaagaatcctctttgatgtgtgtgtgtgtgcatcatTTTCAGTGAACTGTACAGTACTTGAAGTAGGTAACGCTGATCTTGAAGTGACATCAAACACTTAGGTTGTTTTCAAGTTATGGCAGAAGATTTTCTTCAACACCATATGGGGTGGTTTTGGAATGAAGTTCAGCTAGCCCCTATAGATATTTAACATTGCATTGGTTTAACAGGATGATTACTAATAGGTGAGGGTAATATTACTAGTGTCCTTACAGCCCAGGGGTAAATGATACAGAAAGGCTGTGGAACGTATGACAGGAACAGGGAGAAGGAACATTGGGTAGATGAGCTAGGAAGGGTGCGAGGTGCAAAGGTGGTGCCACCAGCCACTCTGCTTAGCCAGGATATTTAGATCCAGGCTAGAGCACTTACCTAACGCTTTGCCCCAGTAGAAAGAAAATCTACTTATCACTTACAATATTCACATATGTTAAGACATAAGGTCATCTTTAGTCCTTCTACACTGCAGACTTCATATATAATATTTGCTTATATTCTTCTTATAATGACTGCTGGCTTTAGATTAAAGGGCAATCATGTCATAAAGAAGGGAAGCTACTGATTGCTTGCCTGCCAGCAAATCAGCAAACAGGGACATGGAGCAGAATTCGATTTTCCTGCAGCCTTGACAGTAGATTAGCTGCTTGCTACTTCTTGTAGAAGGACCAATGCTGACAAGTGGTGTACATCatggcaggggtcagcaacctctggcactccaacgGTTattaaactacaattcccagtatgctccattcacttctctgtGGGTTTTGAGTTTGCatactgggaattgtagtttcataacagctggtgtgtcggaggttgctgacccctgcattAGGGAAATGCTACAGTATTTATGTAGTTCTTTAATTTGCTAAAATCACTTCAAAAAAGCAACAAAAACAAAAGCTAACCCTTACTATAAGCGACAAAGCATCTAAAATGGAATTCATACAGTAAAACACAGCGGTAACATACAGTACAAAGCCCAGATTAGATAAactagtttttgaagccaaagccaggTGTGGATTCAAAACAAAAGAGGATAAGATTCTTTCCTACATAGAGGTCCTCCAATTATTATCTGTTCCTGACTTTAGCTTtaaaaactgcagcaaaaaacCTGAACGTGTAAACCCAGCCTTACCATCTCAGTGTTAGTCATGAGTTAAATAACATAGTGGTTATCAACTATTGGATGGGACAGAGATATAGCTGAAGCTATTTAACATTACAGCTTCagtatttatcattttctatcaaTGTATCTATCTatgagtctatctatctatctatctatctatctatctatcaagctatctatctatctatctatctatctatctatctatctatctatcaagctATCTACAATGCAAAAAACAAagttagaccagcacctccaaacaatataataaaaaagGGTCACCGGTGCCCGCTACCATGCAaagtctctatctatctatctatagattcGTGCCTGGAATCCAGAAGGAATTGCACCCAACTTCATGTTTTAGTAGAGTGctgctgttgtttttttgtttttgtatctatctatctatgaataAATAAGTCAGGGAGCACCGCTGTAAATCAAGCAAATGCTGGAGTGCCAGCAGCTGAAGGGCGATCCCTCAAgcccaaaaatacaaaaaaataaagaaactccACGGCACTTCCGTGAATGTGCGTTTATTCGCCCCGTAtcatgcgacgtttcagtcctctcagtGAGACTATTCTCAAGCagtggtatctatctatctatctatctatctatctatctatctatctatctatctatctaatctctcACTCTGTCTATTATCTGTGAAAATCTGACTACAGCATGTGCTTTCCTTTGTAAGCTCTTTAATCTCTATACGGGCACCATTGCTGAAACGCTTTTACTGATCTCATGGGAGCTATTTGCATTATATAACTGAATAAAGTAGCAATAATACGGTTAGATACATTGGTGTATAAACGTAATGTGTTGATATAAAGGATGGATAAATAGATAGTTTTCTCTCTCCATAAAACAGAAAGATCGGCACCGCTCACTTCTATGGGTATATGTATATAATGAGCTCAGAGATGACCCGCAAAGCCCTGTGAAAGTTTACACTCTGGCAATGAGTGCTCAGTGGGAGTCAAGATCCTCAGCAAAGGCCCCACATAAAGAAGCATTATCCACAGCACTTCAGTCACAGTGCAGGCAGGTATACATTCAGGAATTCATACCTGCTTGCACAACAATAAAGAAAAGTGCTGTGGATAATGCTTCTTTAAGTGGATATTTTTCTCTATACTGTACAATACTTTATATGCTTTTGAAATCatctataaaaatttaaaaacttcAGGGGAATCAGTCtccactattatctgcagtaatacatgagtagtactggagATGAGGAGTCCTGGTTGctactttttattttcctactgccccctccCTTTCCCCGCTGTCAGTGTTTAAAGCTGCATTGAAATGCATTGCTGGGACTGCTGTGCATGCTCACAGTAGTCCCCTCCATTGTGTAAGAACAGCAGTCTGGACTGTGCATACCAGTGCAGCTTTGAGTGCAGACAGTGGGAGAACTGTGAGGGgcgagaaaataaaaaattgagatCTGGATTCCTTTACTGCAGTACAACTCACATATTTTATCTGATAATAGTCCAGActtatggtgacagattccttttaatgtTATATGGGTTACATATGATTCATAATACAGTACGTCAGTAAGTTTTACTAGATGGTAATAAAGTTCTACTGATTTTGTCATTTATAGCAGGGGTCATTTCAGACTGCTGAGATGTCGGAGATGGTGAGTGTACATGGATGGATGGAAGAGGCTCTGAGTTCTCAAGATGAGATGAAAGAAACCGATCAAAGACAGTCTGCATATGACATGCTATCAGGTCTCAGTCATGAAGAACATGGGAGTATTGATGGAGAAGAAGATGAAGAAGAAGAGGATGATGGAGAAAAGCCAAAAAAGAGAGGTCCAAAGAGAAAGAAGATGACCAAGGCAAGGATTGAGAGGTTCCGTGTGAGGAGAGTAAAAGCTAATGCCAGGGAGCGCTCAAGAATGCATGGACTGAATGATGCACTGGATAACCTGAGGCGGGTAATGCCTTGCTACTCTAAAACACAAAAGTTGTCCAAAATTGAGACTCTTAGACTGGCAAGAAATTACATATGGGCATTATCTGAGGTCCTAGATCAAGGGCAATCTGCAGAAGGGAAAGGTTTTATGGAAATGCTCTGTAAAGGACTCTCACAGCCTACCAGCAATCTAGTAGCTGGCTGTCTACAATTAGGACCCCAGCCCATGTTCTTGGAAAAGCATGAAGATAAGTCAAGCATTTGTGACTCATCACTTGCTTCTCATGTCTACAGTTACCAGTCTCCTGGTCTGCCAAGTCCCCCATATGGTAATATTGAAGCACACCACTTGCACTTGAAGCCTGCAACTTTCAAAACTGTTATGGACCCAATGGTAAACCATACCTTAAATTGTACAACACCTCCTTACGATGGTGCCCTTACTCCTCCACTGAGCATTACTGGCAACTTTTCCTTGAAACAAGATGGATCATCAGACTTGGACAAACCCTATGCCTTCCGATCACATTATCCTTCTCTTGCTTCTCATGGTCATGCCTCACACTTTCAAACTGCTGTTCCCAGATATGAAATTCCCATTGACATGGCCTATGAAGCGTACCCACATCATACGATTTTTACTGAGTAACTTTAAACTTACACTAACTTTATATCACCATGATTAAGCCAGAACTTTTATCTTCAACTCTAGGCATAGTAAGATGCCACCATCACCTCAAAATGCCTCCTCTGACTCTTTAGTATAGTTAGCAGGTATTGCTACTGTGTCCATGAATCTGGGTGTCTTTTGCATATTAATTTTAGCATGTTTGCTATCTCTGTATGGTTTATTGCCAGTGCACATTTTCTGATTTTGTATGACTTGAGCAGGGACATCAACATTTAGCTTTTCTTGTTATATACCTGTAAAAAATTCAGCATTTAAAGCACAATGAGTACATTCCCATGTCCCTTTCCATTCCTAGTGAGGGTAGAATATTTTCAACCAATCCTGAATGAGGAACATACAAAATACAACAGTCAGTGTATCATTGATATTACCATTGCATTTAGTTTGACAAAATCACCATCATAAGACTAAGAAGGCCATTTATCATTCTATTTacataagttattttttttttctggcagttATTTGCTGcaggatatgttgcatgtctttttttgcataaaattctGACCACTTTCACCATATTTTACCACCAAAATGGTCTATGTTTTAGGACAAGTTCTGTGTTTTGGCGTGTTTCAAGGAGCATTTACTTTTTgcgacatttgcaaaagtcgcatCTCTATGCAGGGAAAACCCCTGGTGTACCTTTTAAGATGTAGGCGTACACCACATTGCACTTGTGCCAAATATATAATGACAGCATACCATTTCATAAATCTGGCGCAACCTCACAAAGCAAAGGCAGACTTAAGACTAACACCAAAACCACCGCAAATTTCCTGCTAAGTCTTTGCAGATAAATAATTTGCACTTTGCTGTGTGAGAAAATTCATAATTGATGATTGAGATCAAGGTTTGTTTTGTGCTAGAATATTGTGTCAGTGCCATTTTTAGTTTGCGCCAAATTTAGGATTTGGATTCTTAAATGTGTCAAAATCTATGATCTTTTCTAAAGTGGTGACAGGAAAATGGGACACTTTGTATCACAAAACTCCTTATTTGTGACACAATGTGCCACAGGGCTTTATACTATGAGAATTTTACACCAATTTTTCGAGCACCTTGGAAGGTGGCACATGTTTTTGTCCAAAACATGTGCCAAAAAACCTGACAAAAATTGCCCCTAAACAAGGTGCAAAATAGGACTAGGCAAAAAGTTGGCATAAAAGTTGTCTAAAAACCTAGGATGtctgaaatgaaataaaattgtgGCGTACACACTTCTTATATTTGACACAGCAAGCCCGCACCAAAAATTCTGGTGCAAATCAAGACACTTTCCAGGCACAGTGACGTTGAAAAAATAACCCCAATATTTCTAAAAATCAGTTCCAAACAGATTTGTTCTCCAAATACAATCCAAATACGTACATTATGATTATAATATAAAACAATTTCAGCATCATTCCTTTATGCAGTACTGTTCAAATATAGGTATTTTTATATCCAAGGCTCTGTTCAAATAGATATTTTTTCCCTTACATCCAGAATAGCCAGAATAGAGCAGGAACCCTGACGTAAATCTTACAGACCTCATAATAAGTCAATGTGATTCACTGGAAATGGATATCATATAAGTCATGGCTTCATTAAAAATGGAAGCCATGAAAGTAATGTGTACCAAGCCAAATAATTGTGCTGTATATATGCTGTACCAGCAACCACACAGTGAAAATCAAACACAAGTAGATCGACTGAACACATTAGTGAAGCACgtctaatttattttttaatttattttgttacaatgtttattatatgatGTGTAAAGTTAGAAGCTGAACCCATTTGTTGTATTAATTATGGCTTTTTGATAttattgttttatatgttttatttgtcttctgttgcatttatttatttattcatgttatgtttaatttatattatttattttaatttatttttgcatgGTGTGCTGTTTCCTTATTCATTGAATACAATGTAAAGGTCATAACCCCCTAAATCCAGTCAACTATGTCTTACATTTAACTACTCCATTAACATGAGGCAAATTATGCAAGAAGTGAACTACAACCTAGGCActgttttagaatttttttaattatctttTAAAATCTTCATACTAGACCGGGTATTGAATCAGTAGCTCTAGGCAGAGTTGTTTGCATCCATATTATAACTTTAGTACTCACACCTGCTGTAGTTCTATGGTGATCTTGGTTCGGTTCAGTGAAACCATGTAGCGCATTACAGAGAGGTGAAGCTGGCCTTAGTCAAAGCTTCATTATTTTATCCGTGTAAATCAAAAATGGTGTCATCGAGCAATTGCTTGACAATTATTTAGCAATTATCTTGACGTTTGAAAGATATAATTTGTTAATCCAATAATTATttgggaaaaaaattgatttaaaaaagaaataaaaatttggatTTTAGTAGAAACactaagggggacatttatcaaatctgctagtcagtttttggtgtaaaaatgtgcatttttggcaaattttggtGACATTTTGAGACTTTCGATGAGTTTGCTACTTTTAGAAGTGGAGTGAAAAGTTGGTTGGGAATACAGATTAGAacacttttttttctcttatttatgagactttttaaaaagttgtaaaaatgTTGGTTCGCCAGGCAACCCTGGAGTGCTTTCGCTGACATTGGTGAAACCACACACGTgccaaatttaataaaaacaatctTCAGTCTTAAAAATGGCCTCAAATGCAAATACAATGATAaaatgccgcccccccccccccccttcccctcccccggaATTCCTAAAAGCTGGCCTTGGAGCTTACTTAGGTTTATAAGAAAAGCACATCACTGACGCTATGCAATTTGTATTCTTCTTCTAGCCATGGATCTTTTTGTGTCCCCTCTTGCCTACTGTCCGTTCTTGCAAACTCTGCCATTTTATAACCGTCTGCTTCTTACCCCGTTACCCCGTTAGAATAATGCATTATATTTTGTGTAGACATACATGCAAATATTGGTATTCTTAGGGATGAAACCGGTCATAAAGACAATTCCTGAGACCTCTGTTTTATACTGGATATAGAAAAAGTTTTATTCTTTTGTAAAGAAATTCAAAAGCATTTTTGACACCAATAAAGATGTAAAACTTGTTCATCGTGGTTATATGCTATTTCCATGAATTACCTTTGCTGTGTGAACACAGGGTTTTTAGTTCCAGTGCCATCAGTGCTGCTATTTCGCTAGATTGGGCAACTGCCAGGTGCCAGCTGATTGTCTCCCACACAGATCTGGCGTCCAGATATGCTTCTATCACAATTAAAATAACATGTTAAATCAGGAAAATACAGAAAGcacaaggctgggttcacatcttctgcaaacaaaaaaaataatccaaatatgctgcatacagagcatgctgtggattttaaaatgtgTCCCCATGCCTTAAAACATTTGCAGATTTGTTTCTGCAGGGTGGGATATTTTTGAAAACCCCATCCACTTGCATTAGTACTGTACACTGTTGCAGATTTTGTGTGAAACTCCAAAATTAAAATCCACAAGTATGCCAGACATGAACCCAGCTTTGCTGGTCAGTTAGAGTGGGGGTCTACAGTATTTGGCTGATTACATTCCTTGGAACGTGCTTCATACGTATTTGTGCTTGCTGTAAAACagtgtataaaggatatttcacaTAAGCACCCAGAATGCTGATAGAACAGAGCACATTTATAGCTTGGGGTCCTCCTAAAGTTGAAATAATTGGGTACTAAGATTTCCTGCAATTCTCAAACCTGATGAATCCATTATATTACTGTATTCCTGAGTGACACCTTTCACTCGGCCTCATAATCATAGTGAAATTTCCATAACTCCTATTGGCTAACCAGGATCGGGGGAGCCGGATGGTGTATGTGGCAGCTCCGGTCCTCCTGATTGATCCGAGGCTACTGCATATTAGTTCGTATGATAGGAACAGTGACATTCTCATCGACTCCAGTGCTAAtgtattggagtctatgagagaagcaatctaatgattgattGTTCGAGTTCCCTAgaggaactattaaaaagtgtaaaaaaaaaaaaaaagttattaaaaaaataaaagaatataaaatTTCCAAGTACTTAATCTCATAACATTTGTGTCAAATCAGTATTAGTGTTtttggcgcgaatattcgaatcgcgaatattaatcgcgaatatcggtacttcgagaattcgcgaatatttagaatatagtgctatatattcgtaattttgaatattctagatatttttttcatcagtaaccttccttcttgcttgtaggccaatgagaaggctgcaatgtctttgtctgagcttaacaacatccctagcaaccaataggaaagctgcctaccccttactatataagaacctccccagcagccattttctacagttttttaaagttctgagagagagagagagcagtggcattgctgtgctctgtgctttccacactacattggataaatagttagatagcttatatatataatacagatagttagtgggagatgtcagagtaggttatatcctgatatagtgtagctgttgcagtgcagggtgttaggtagtgtgataggttctgctgtccatacatacatgcagacctgctaaaatgtggtgtcacgtattgcgccaaaatatgcgcatcattattgCCTATTAGCGcatttgcgaatatattggagcactctaactgcatataaagccatttttaatgttctgccgtgccaaccattttctccagtctcaggaaacttctagcagcttggaaaatgtaggaaaagtgacccacgcctgtatttcgcgcacattaagcgaatattacattgccgatttttcacaatcaagaaaataatctcgaattcgcgaatatatgatgaatatttacccaaatattcatgaaatttcacgaattcgaatatagcccctgccgctcatcactagtcagtatCAGTAGGCAAGATCCTGTGTCCAGCTGGGGTGGTAGGATTATTTTCTTGTGCCAAATCCACCAAatctggagagtttttcttctgttgaTACATTGACATCATGCAGCACCTGAAGTAAGGCGGCATTATATCGATATTGtcagtaacatagaaacatagaaacatagaatgtgtcggcagataagaaccatttggcccatctagtctgcccaatatactgagtactatggatagcccctggccctatcttatatgaaggatggccttatgcctatcccatgcatgcttaaactccttcactgtatttgcagctaccacttctgcaggaaggctattccatgcatccactactctctcagtaaagtaatacttcctgatattacttttaaacctttgcccctctaatttaaaactatgtcctcttgtagcagtttttcttcttttaaatattctctcctcttttaccttgttgattccctttatgtatttaaaagtttctatcatatcccctctgtctcgtctttctaccaagctatacatgttaaggtcctttaatcttttctggtaagttttatcctgcaatccatgtaccagtttagtagctcttctctgaactctctccaaagtatcaatatccttctggagatatggtcttcagtactgagcacaatactccaaattaggtctcactattgctctgtagagcggcatgagcacctccctctttctacctgtaattcctctccctatacacccaagcattctgctagcatttcctgctgctctatgacattgtctgcctacctttaagtcttctgaaataatggcccctaaatccctttcctcagagactgtatcactgattttatattctgctcttgggtttttacgccctaggtgcattatcttgcacttatcaacattaaattttagttgctagatttttgaccattcctctagttttcctaaatccttttccatttggtgtatccctccaggaacatcaaccctgttacaacactttgtgtcatcagcaaaaagacacaccttaccatcgaggccttctgcaatttcactgataaagatattaaacaatatgggtcacagaacagatccctgaggtaccccactggtaacaagaccttggtctgaatatactccattgactacaaccctctgttgcctgtccctcagccactgcctaatccattcaacaatatgggagtccaagcccaaagccttctgtgtgggacagtatcaaaagccttactgaagtctagataagcgatgtctactgcacctcttccatctattattttagtcacctcatctaaaaaatcaataagattagtttgacatgatctccctgaagtaaacccatgctgtttttcatctttcaatccatgggattttagatgttccacaatcctctccttaagtatggtttccattaatttccccactattgatgtcaggcttactggcctatagttgcccgattcctccctactacctttcttgtgaatgggcacaacatttgctcatttccaatcttctgggacgactcctgttgccagtgattggttaaataaatctgttaatggttttgctagttcaccgctgagctcttttaatagctttgggtgtatcccatcaggcccctgtgacttatttgtattgattttagacagctgacttagaacctcttcctctgtaaagacacatgcatcaaaatattcattagtcttctttcctaactgaggtccttttccttcattttcctttgtaaagactgaacagaagtattcattgaggcagtcagctagttctttatcttcttccatataccttccttcttttgtttttaattttgtaattccttgttttagttcccttttttcatttatgtatctgaagaatgccttatcgccttttttccctgactgagctaatttctcttctgcctgtgctttagaagctcttataaaacttgtttggcctctctctgcctaatcttataaatttgcctgtcatcctcgtttttttttttttataattcctaaatgctatctttttgtttttaatgattttggccacttctgctgagtaccacagtggtctcttcctttttttgcttttactgacaagcctaatgcaattttctgttgccttcaatagtgcctcttttaagtagtcctatttctcctggactccaatgaaactgttccaatctgatagggactcgtataccactaatctaattttagaaaagtctgtttttctaaaatctaaaacttttgtttttgtgtggtgtgactcagtcactgtacttatagtaaaccacactgactggtgatcactagatcccaagctttcccctacagtaatatcatataccaaattcccatttgtgaatactaaatctaaaattgcctccttccaggttggctcctcaactacttgctgtagagataatcccagtagggaatttagaatatctgtactcctggcagaactagctattttggttttccagtttacatctggaagattgaattctcccataatgataacttcccccttcaatgtcattttagctatttcctcaactagtagatcatctaattctttgacttggctaggtggtctatatatcacacctacacgagttaccttatgattatcaagctgcaaggtaacccaaactgactctaaattgttctcgctaacttgtatcaaattagattttatgctgtctttcacatacagggccacccctcccccttcttgacttctctgtccctgtatagagagaaccctggtattgatatatcccagtcattactccccttgaaccacgtctcagtaacagccactacatctatattctcagatgccattatagcctcaagttcattgatcttattccctaaactgcgagcatttgtagataagaatctgagcttgtcatttcttaacctttgtgctactggcatcttctggcattgttccggggggcagtcggactgctggattatcactgttttgcccccctttcctagtttaaatgctccttagcaaatacttggaactgttcaccgaggacattcgttcctttgagagaaagatgcaaaccatctttcttgtacagttcttttccaagagctaacatgagacacaaagccaaacccttggttccgac
Encoded proteins:
- the NEUROD4 gene encoding neurogenic differentiation factor 4; protein product: MSEMVSVHGWMEEALSSQDEMKETDQRQSAYDMLSGLSHEEHGSIDGEEDEEEEDDGEKPKKRGPKRKKMTKARIERFRVRRVKANARERSRMHGLNDALDNLRRVMPCYSKTQKLSKIETLRLARNYIWALSEVLDQGQSAEGKGFMEMLCKGLSQPTSNLVAGCLQLGPQPMFLEKHEDKSSICDSSLASHVYSYQSPGLPSPPYGNIEAHHLHLKPATFKTVMDPMVNHTLNCTTPPYDGALTPPLSITGNFSLKQDGSSDLDKPYAFRSHYPSLASHGHASHFQTAVPRYEIPIDMAYEAYPHHTIFTE